The following proteins are co-located in the Bombus pascuorum chromosome 3, iyBomPasc1.1, whole genome shotgun sequence genome:
- the LOC132905678 gene encoding ras-related protein Rab-35 — protein MAREYDHLFKLLIIGDSGVGKSSLLLRFADNTFNGSYITTIGVDFKIQTVDIDGERVKLQIWDTAGQERFRTITSTYYRGTHGVIVVYDVTSGDSFANVKRWLHEIEQNCDVVNRVLVGNKNDAPNEKVVLTEDAQRFANQMGIQLFETSAKDNINVQEMFMAITRQVLRTKKERKERQAIQTSETVNLRKSTKQHKKKCC, from the exons ATGGCCCGGGAATATGATCATTTATTTAAGCTTCTAATAATAGGAGATAGTG GAGTAGGTAAAAGTTCTCTGCTATTACGATTTGCTGACAATACTTTTAATGGCAGTTACATAACGACAATAGGAGtggattttaaaattcaaactgTGGATATAGATGGTGAGAGAGTAAAGCTCCAAATTTGGGATACAGCTGGACAAGAACGTTTTCGGACAATAACTTCAACTTACTACAGGGGAACACATGGTGTTATAGTCGTGTATGATGTGACCAGTGGTGATTCTTTTGCTAATGTTAAAAGATGGTTACATGAAATCGAACAAAATTGTGATGTGGTCAACAGGGTACttgtaggaaataaaaatgatgcaCCTAATGAAAAGGTGGTATTAACAGAAGATGCACAAAGATTTGCTAATCAAATGGGAATTCAGTTATTTGAAACTTCTGCTAAAGACAATATAAATGTGCAAGAA aTGTTTATGGCTATAACGCGGCAAGTATTAAGAaccaaaaaagaaaggaaggaacgaCAAGCTATACAAACCAGTGAAACAGTCAATTTAAGAAAAAGCACAAAACAGCATAAAAAAAAGTGTTGTTAA